One region of Eubalaena glacialis isolate mEubGla1 chromosome 6, mEubGla1.1.hap2.+ XY, whole genome shotgun sequence genomic DNA includes:
- the LOC133093013 gene encoding uncharacterized protein LOC133093013 produces METPQPTLAKEEGRRQDLEWGSPQTLKSSAHAKPPTHLKPEEAAGGWGGRDPGRLGACQRVVGSGGKGAPPAVSEHPQCPPHTTPLSGPLRRLEIPHAPSPREVLGVTLSTPKAAPPSPARDQKREGRLRESCRDPPAAGRPPTGSSPGHPRAAQTGGGGAGTGAQVSGVPTAPVKCSALPLPTTRHQRDKIRRETPAPRRPPTPGSDPTRDPRIRTPDSGLRAPGSPTSFVNSPLPPALPSGAPGTARPLPPAASPQRAEAAPVPAAATAAARPLPSAVPALLRTPHTSLHTAL; encoded by the exons ATGG AAACACCTCAGCCAACGCTGGccaaggaagaggggaggaggcAAGACCTAGAATGGGGGAGCCCCCAAACCCTGAAATCCTCGGCCCACGCAAAGCCACCCACCCATCTCAAACCCGAGgaggcggcgggggggtggggaggaagggaccCGGGACGCCTCGGGGCGTGCCAGAGGGTCGTGGGAAGTGGAGGAAAAGGAGCCCCCCCCGCGGTCTCGGAACACCCCCAGTGCCCTCCCCACACCACCCCGCTGAGTGGGCCGCTGCGAAGACTGGAAATCCCCCATGCACCCTCTCCCCGGGAAGTTCTCGGTGTTACCCTCAGCACCCCTAAGGCTGCACCTCCCTCGCCCGCCCGGGACCAGAAGAGAGAGGGGCGGCTGCGGGAGTCCTGCCGGGATCCCCCAGCCGCTGGGCGCCCACCAACCGGGTCGAGCCCGGGGCATCCCCGCGCAGCGCAGACAGGAGGCGGGGGGGCGGGGACGGGCGCCCAGGTCTCCGGGGTCCCGACGGCTCCGGTCAAGTGCAgcgccctgcccctgcccaccacccGGCATCAGCGAGACAAGATACGCCGTGAGACACCCGCCCCgcgccgcccccccaccccgggctccGACCCCACCCGTGACCCGCGCATCCGCACCCCCGACTCCGGCCTCCGCGCCCCAGGAAGCCCGACGAGCTTTGTTAACTCCCCACTACCCCCGGCGCTGCCGTCGGGCGCCCCGGGGACCGCGCGCCCCTTGCCTCCCGCCGCGTCCCCCCAGCGAGCCGAGGCCGCACCTGtgcccgccgccgccaccgccgccgctcGCCCGCTCCCCTCGGCTGTGCCGGCGCTGCTCCGAACCCCACACACATCGCTACACACAGCCCTCTGA